In Pseudomonas sp. p1(2021b), the genomic window GTCCAGGCGCTGGTCGAGCAGCAGGGTATCGAGCAGCCGGCCCAGATCGAGGGCGTGGGTATCGTCGGTGTACATGTTTGGCTTCCTTGCCAGGTAGGTCGGTGCTGGTAAGGCTAGCCGGCAGGACAAGGTGCAGGCGGGTTAAAGGGTTTCGGGATCTTGCCGACTTCATCGCGGGGCAAGCCCGCTCCCACAGACCCAGTCCAGCCGTGAAGCTACGCAGTCCTTGTGGGCTTGTCCCGTGATGAGGCGGCAGCTCAACCCGCCGCCAGGCCAGTTATGCGCGGTAGGCTCTCCAAGCTGACTTCGCCGACGCACACCAGGTTGCGCAGCTTCTGGGCGATGACCTCGGCCCGGTGCCAGCTCAGGCCACCCACGCCAACCTCGATGCCCAGCACGTCATCCTGCTGTTGCACATGCACGCTGTGCGGTGTGAGGAACTGCAGCGCGAACAGGTTGAGCACGCGGCACAGGCTGTCCGGCTCGGCCTCGGCTTGCAGGCGATAGCGCACGGTGGCGTGGGCGGCATTGGCGGCCCAGGTGTCGATGCGTTGCGGGGTGTCGGGCCGTTCGAGTGCGTTCATGCCGGTCTCCATCTGTGAGAGGGAAATTCTTGCAGGTCGACCGGGGTATTTCTTCGCTATGATTCGATAAATTCCCCTCTGGGGCGAATTGAGCAATTCAAATTCAAATAGGTAAAGGAATTATTCATGCAAGGCGAACTGGACGCCTATGACCGGCGCATCCTGGCGTTGCTGCAAGAAGACGCTTCGTTGTCCAGCGCGCAGATCGCCGAACGCGTCGGGCTGTCGCAATCGCCCTGCTGGCGGCGCATTCAGCGGTTGAAGGACGAAGGGGTGATCCGCGGGCAGGTGACCCTGCTTGACCGCAAGAAGGTCGGCCTGAACACGCAGATCTTCGCTGAGGTCAAGCTCAATGCGCACGGGCGCTCGAACTTCACCGAGTTCACCGAGGCGATCCGCGGTTTTCCGGAGGTGCTGGAGTGTTACGTGCTGATGGGCTCGGTGGACTTCCTGCTGCGCATCGTTACCTCGGACATCGAAGCCTACGAGCGATTCTTCTTCGAGAAGCTGTCGAATGTGCCGGGCATCCAGGAGGTCAATTCGATCGTGGCCTTGTCCGAGATCAAGTCCACGACCAGCTTGCCCTTGGTCTAGACAGCAGGGGCCGCACCTACAAGGGCGGCGTCACGCGGGGGTCATGTAGGAACGGCCTTGTGCCGCGAAAGGGCTGCAAAGCAGCCCCGTTGGCCACTGGGTCAACGCGTGGACGCAGACTTGAGCAGGTACTTCCAGGCGCGGTTCTGGTCCACCGCGCGAGCCTGCTCGACGCGGGCTTCCAGCAACTCGTCCGACAACGGTTGCTCGGCCAGCTGGTGAAGCTTGTTCAGCTCGCCATAGAGGCGGTCGAGTTGCGGTACGTCCAGCACCTGGCGGGCATGGTGCAGCCAGGCTTGCAGGCGCTCGATGCGCGGCAGCTGTTCGGCCAGGTCCTCGGGGCGCTGCTTGTACAACGGCAACTGCAGTGCCCGGGCTTCCTCGCCGAGCAGGTGCACCAGCCAGCTGGCCAGGTGCGCCTTACCTTGGCGTTCGCCACGGCCTTTGCGCTCTTCGGTCCAGGCGCGAGCCAACAGCCAGCGCGAGGTTTCCAGGGAGAACTGGCCCCAACGGGTATCTTCCAGTTCTTCGGCGAACTGCTCGGGGGCGACGCGGCGAACATCTTCGTCGTCGTTGCCGGCCTGCACCAGTGGGCGCCAATCTTCCAGGAGTGCATCCAGGCGGCTGCGCAGTTCACGGGTAGTGGCCCGAGGTGCAGCCTGGCCGAGGGTGCTGACCAGGGCGCGCAGTTCTGCCAGGCACTGCACCCACGCCTGCAGCAGGCTCCAATGGCCATTATGGCGGTACTGCTCGGCCAGGCGCTGGCTGCTGCCCAGCAACTGCCAGGCGAGGGCGGCGAAGGCGTCGTCCAGTGCGGTTTCGGCTTCAAGCTGGGAGGTCGGCAGGCTCAGCTCATAGCTGTCGGGCTCGAGCAGGCGATAGCCACGCTCGGCCTTGCTGATGTCGCACGGCATCAGGGGCAGGCTGGCGGCCAGTTCGGCGGCGAGCTCGAGCAGCGCCTCGGGCGCGCCTTCGCGTAGCTCCAGTTCCAGCTCGCAGATTTCTTCCTTGCGCTTGCCGGCAATGACGAAGCCCTGGTCCAGGGCGGCTTCGATCACCACCTTGGCTTTGCCACGGCCCCAGGCGATCTCGGCGTATTCGCGGGTAAAATCAGTGGTGAACAGCGGTTTGATGGTCTTTTTGTCCAGCCCCGCCAGTTGCGCCGGCCAGCAGGTGTCGTCGAGCTTCTTCAGGTCGAGCTTGACCTTGTCCAGGTGCCATTCGTACTCGTTGCGCTCGGACAGGCCGGCCACGCTCTGGCCACGGCACTTGAGGGTCTGGATGACGTCCTCGCCATCGCGGCGCAGGCGCAGGGCGACCCGGGCTGCAGAGAGTTCACGCTCCGGCGTGTCGAAGTACTGGTTGAGCAGCTCGCGGGTCTGCCAGCCGGACTTGTTGCGCTTTTTCAGCAGGGGGTGCTCGCGCAGGGCGGCCAGGGTCTGGCGGCTGGCGCGGAGCTTGAGTTCGGTTTCTTTGTGCATCGCAGGCTCGAAGGAGGGCATCTTTGGCGTGCAGTCTACAGGAGTCGGCTCTCGGCTGTTGGGTTGCGGAGGCTTCTTCGCGGGTAAACCCGCTCCCACGGCAATACGTGGTTGTTCTGGGGTTGGGATGCGTTGTTATGATGGGCCTCGAGCCCGAGGAGAGCGCCTATGCCGTTGCCGTCGCTGAAAGACCAGTTCACCGCCTTGATCGCCGCGCCCTCGGTCAGCTGCACACAGCCTGCGCTGGACCAATCCAACCGCCAGGTCATCGAACTGTTGGCCGGCTGGCTGGGCGACCTTGGCTTTGCCTGCGAAATTCGCCAGGTGACCCCCGGCAAGTTCAACCTGCTGGCCAGCCGTGGCAGCGGCCCGGGCGGGCTGGTCCTGGCCGGCCACAGCGACACCGTGCCCTATGATGAACAGCTGTGGACCAGCGACCCGCTCAAGCTGACCGAGGTCGACGGCCGTTGGGTGGGCCTCGGCAGTTGCGACATGAAAGGCTTCTTCGCCCTGGTCATCGAGGCGGTCTTGCCGTTGCTGGAGCATGACTTCAAGCAACCCTTGCTGATCCTCGCCACCTGCGATGAAGAAAGCTCGATGTCGGGTGCACGCGCCCTGGCCGAGGCTGGCCAGCCCCTGGGCCGCGCGGCGGTGATCGGCGAGCCCACCGGGCTGCGGCCGATCCGCATGCACAAGGGCATCCTCATGGACCGTATCGACATCCTCGGGCGCAGCGGCCATTCGTCGGACCCCAGCCTTGGGCACAGTGCCCTGGAGGCCATGCACGCGGTGATGGGCGAGCTGATGGGCTTGCGCCGGCAATGGCAGCAGGCCTACCGCAACCCGCAGTTCAGCGTGCCGACCCCGACCCTGAACTTCGGCTGCATCCATGGCGGTGACAACCCCAACCGCATCTGCGGCCAGTGCGCCCTGGAGTTCGACTTGCGCCCCTTGCCGGGCATGGACGTCGCCCAGTTGCGCGCGGCCATCCGCGAGAAGCTGGTACCGGTGGCCGAGCGCCTGGAGGTGCGTATCGACTACGCGCCACTGTTCCCGGAGGTGCCGCCCTTCGAGCAGCCGGCCGATACCGAGCTGGTGCAACTGGCCGAGCGTCTTACCGGGCATCGTGCCGAAGCGGTGGCCTTTGGCACCGAAGCACCTTATCTTCAGCAGCTGGGTTGCCAGACCATCGTGCTCGGCCCTGGCGACATTGCCTGTGCGCACCAACCCGGCGAATACCTTGAAATGTCACGAATCGAGCCTACCGTGCGTCTATTGCGTGACCTGATCCGGCACTATTGCCTGAGCTAAACGTCCATTGACCTGATTCGTTCCTGCCTAGAGGAGACCGCGCGTGACCGCAAGCCTGTTCCGACGATGATTTTGAACGCCGCCGTTTGCTTCGCCGTTCTCCGTTCACTTATCCACAGGCCCTGTCATGCCCGAATACGTCAACTGGCTACGCCATGCGTCCCCCTATATCAATGCCCATCGCGATTGCACCTTCGTGGTCATGCTTCCCGGCGATGGCGTGGAACACCCCAATTTCGGCAACATCGTCCATGACCTGGTGCTGTTGCACAGCCTGGGTGTGCGGCTGGTGCTTGTGCATGGCTCGCGCCCGCAGATCGAAAGCCGCCTGGCCACCCGTGGGCTGACGCCGCACTATCACCGTGGCATGCGCATCACCGATGCAGCGACCCTTGATTGCGTGATCGATGCCGTCGGTGCCTTGCGCCTGGCCATCGAAGCGCGGTTGTCCATGGACATCGCCGCTTCGCCGATGCAGGGCTCGCGGCTGCGGGTGGCGTCCGGCAACCTGGTCACCGCCCGCCCGATCGGCGTGCTCGAAGGCATCGACTACCACCATACCGGTGAGGTGCGGCGTATCGACCGCAAGGGTATCAACCGTCTGCTCGACGAACGCTCCATCGTGCTGCTTTCGCCCCTGGGCTACTCGCCTACCGGCGAGATCTTCAACCTGGCCTGCGAAGACGTCGCCACCCGCGCCGCCATCGAGCTGGGGGCCGACAAGCTGCTGCTGTTCGGTGCAGAGCCGGGCCTTCTGGATGAGCACGGCAAGCTGGTGCGCGAGTTGCGGCCGCAGCAGGTCGCACCGCACCTGCTGCGCCTGGGCAGCGACTACCAGGCCGAGCTGCTCGATGCTGCCGCCGAGGCCTGCAAGGGCGGCGTGGCGCGTAGTCATATTGTCAGCTATGCCGAGGACGGCGCGCTGCTTACCGAGCTGTTCACCCGCGAGGGTGGCGGCACGTTGGTGTCCCAGGAGCAGTTCGAGGTCGTGCGCGAGGCGACCATCGACGATGTCGGCGGTCTGTTGGAGCTGATCAGCCCGCTGGAAGAGCAGGGCATTCTGGTGCGGCGTTCGCGCGAGGTACTGGAGCGGGAGATCGAGCAGTTCAGCGTGGTCGAGCGCGAGGGCATGATCATCGCCTGCGCCGCGCTGTACCCGATCGCTGACTCCGACGCCGGGGAACTAGCGTGCCTGGCGGTGAATCCGGAGTATCGCCATGGTGGGCGGGGGGACGAGCTGCTCGAGCGCATCGAAAGCCGGGCGCGCCAGCAGGGGCTCAGCACTTTGTTCGTACTGACGACCCGTACCGCGCACTGGTTCCGTGAACGGGGCTTTGCGCCCAGCGGTGTGGAGCGTCTGCCTGCCGCAAGGGCTTCGCTGTACAACTACCAGCGTAATTCGAAGATCTTCGAGAAACCGTTGTAGTAGGTACCTGCCAGCCTTGCGCTCCTACAGGGGATCGAGGCTGGCGCCAATGAAAAACGCCGCCCCTGAGGGCGGCGTTTTCGTTTACACGGTATGCAGGTACCAGTTGTACTCGAGGTCGGAGATCGAGTGCTCGAACTCCTCCAGCTCGCTTTCCTTGCACGCGACGAAGATGTCGATGTACTTCGGATCGATGTACTTGTTCAGGATTTCGCTGTCGTCCAGCTCACGCAGTGCGTCGCGCAGGTTGTTCGGCAGGCTCTGCTCCAGTTGCTCGTACGAGTTGCCTTCGATCGGCTCGCCCGGCTCGATCTGGTTGGTCAGGCCATGGTGCACACCGGCCAGCACGGCAGCCATCATCAGGTACGGGTTGGCGTCGGCGCCAGCCACGCGGTGCTCGATGCGCACGGCATCCGGCGAGCC contains:
- a CDS encoding Lrp/AsnC family transcriptional regulator; its protein translation is MQGELDAYDRRILALLQEDASLSSAQIAERVGLSQSPCWRRIQRLKDEGVIRGQVTLLDRKKVGLNTQIFAEVKLNAHGRSNFTEFTEAIRGFPEVLECYVLMGSVDFLLRIVTSDIEAYERFFFEKLSNVPGIQEVNSIVALSEIKSTTSLPLV
- a CDS encoding inorganic triphosphatase, with amino-acid sequence MHKETELKLRASRQTLAALREHPLLKKRNKSGWQTRELLNQYFDTPERELSAARVALRLRRDGEDVIQTLKCRGQSVAGLSERNEYEWHLDKVKLDLKKLDDTCWPAQLAGLDKKTIKPLFTTDFTREYAEIAWGRGKAKVVIEAALDQGFVIAGKRKEEICELELELREGAPEALLELAAELAASLPLMPCDISKAERGYRLLEPDSYELSLPTSQLEAETALDDAFAALAWQLLGSSQRLAEQYRHNGHWSLLQAWVQCLAELRALVSTLGQAAPRATTRELRSRLDALLEDWRPLVQAGNDDEDVRRVAPEQFAEELEDTRWGQFSLETSRWLLARAWTEERKGRGERQGKAHLASWLVHLLGEEARALQLPLYKQRPEDLAEQLPRIERLQAWLHHARQVLDVPQLDRLYGELNKLHQLAEQPLSDELLEARVEQARAVDQNRAWKYLLKSASTR
- the argE gene encoding acetylornithine deacetylase, with the protein product MPLPSLKDQFTALIAAPSVSCTQPALDQSNRQVIELLAGWLGDLGFACEIRQVTPGKFNLLASRGSGPGGLVLAGHSDTVPYDEQLWTSDPLKLTEVDGRWVGLGSCDMKGFFALVIEAVLPLLEHDFKQPLLILATCDEESSMSGARALAEAGQPLGRAAVIGEPTGLRPIRMHKGILMDRIDILGRSGHSSDPSLGHSALEAMHAVMGELMGLRRQWQQAYRNPQFSVPTPTLNFGCIHGGDNPNRICGQCALEFDLRPLPGMDVAQLRAAIREKLVPVAERLEVRIDYAPLFPEVPPFEQPADTELVQLAERLTGHRAEAVAFGTEAPYLQQLGCQTIVLGPGDIACAHQPGEYLEMSRIEPTVRLLRDLIRHYCLS
- the argA gene encoding amino-acid N-acetyltransferase — encoded protein: MPEYVNWLRHASPYINAHRDCTFVVMLPGDGVEHPNFGNIVHDLVLLHSLGVRLVLVHGSRPQIESRLATRGLTPHYHRGMRITDAATLDCVIDAVGALRLAIEARLSMDIAASPMQGSRLRVASGNLVTARPIGVLEGIDYHHTGEVRRIDRKGINRLLDERSIVLLSPLGYSPTGEIFNLACEDVATRAAIELGADKLLLFGAEPGLLDEHGKLVRELRPQQVAPHLLRLGSDYQAELLDAAAEACKGGVARSHIVSYAEDGALLTELFTREGGGTLVSQEQFEVVREATIDDVGGLLELISPLEEQGILVRRSREVLEREIEQFSVVEREGMIIACAALYPIADSDAGELACLAVNPEYRHGGRGDELLERIESRARQQGLSTLFVLTTRTAHWFRERGFAPSGVERLPAARASLYNYQRNSKIFEKPL